TACCCACCTACAGTTTGTTTTGATACCTCTGACCACAAAACTCCTGTGAGTACAACTTCCAGAGCACGTTTGATACGGTATCCATCTTGTGAAGAAAGACTTTCCAAGGCTCTCGGGTCTTTTGTTTGGAGCATAGTCCTTGCCTCTTCCAAAGGTAGGTCCAAAACATAATCCTTGGTATCTTTCGGTACATTTGGTACGGGAAACATCCCTAAGAGAAAAGCGCGGAGATAAAATCCTGTCCCACCAATGAGGATGGGAATTTTCCCTCTGCTTTGGATATCGGAAATGGCTTCTCTTGCAAGCAGGGAAAACTGATTGGCATTGATGGATTCGTTTGCATTCAAAAAACCAACAAGCCAGTGGCGGATATGGGAAAATTCTTCGGGAGTGGGTGCCGTTGTGCCTACCGGTAAATCCCGGTAGACTTGGCGAGAGTCAAAAGAAACAATTTCGAAACGTTTTGGGTCAAGGGCTTGGGTAAGAGAGGTTTTTCCGGAACCGGTAGGTCCACCAAGGATGGGAAGGATCACTCCTCTTCCTCGGCAACGACCTCCTCTTCTTCGGTCTCTTCCAATTCCTCAGTTTCTTCTAAGAGTTCATCATCTTCAATGACTGGTTCTTCCTCTTCTTCCACTTCGTATTCCGAACTGCGAATGGCAGCCATACGGGATTTGATCGCTGGTTTTGCCAACTGGTCAGCTCCACATTTCGGACATTTTTTTTCAGGTTTATTCAAATCATAAAACTTCGTTCCACAGGAGTAACAGTTAAACTTCTTTCCGAGAGGGTTGTTCGGATCAATTTTCACAGCAGGAGCTTTGGCTTGTGGTGCCGGTTTGTCCTTGGTTGCTGTGGCTGTTTTAGGCGCAGGTACGACCTTTGCCTTCGTAGCAGGGGCTTTGGACCCGACTACGGCCTTTTTTTTATCTTCCTTCGGGGAAGAGGACTTGGCGTCCTTATTCGGTTTTTCTTTGGCAACCGCTTTCTTTTTGGGCGGCGGTGCTTGTTTCTTTGCTGCTTTTTTTGCGACCATAAACGTACTTTTGACAGTTTTGGAAATCCCTTCTCTGGGACAACCTTTTTGAAATTGGACGGTTTTCTCCTGGATGAAAATTAAAGGAAAGTTTTTTTTTTCCTATGACCCAATTAAGTGTCAATGTCAACAAGATCGCCACTCTCCGCAATTCTAGGGGAGGATCCATTCCAAATGTTCTGAAATTGTCAGAAATCATATTAGATTCTGGTGCCCATGGGATTACAGTTCACCCTCGATCTGATGAAAGGCATATCACCAAACAAGATGTATTCGAATTAAAGGAATTTTTGGAATCCTACAATCAAAAAATAACTAAATTAGGAATTTCTAAAAAAGAATACAATATTGAAGGAGAACCAAGTGAACGCTTTTTGGAGCTTGTCCTTAAGGCAAAACCAGACCAAGCCACTCTTGTTCCCGTAAAACCAGGCGAAATCACATCGGATCATGGTTTTGATTTTAGAGATCCCAATACCTTTTCGACTCTAAAACCGATCGTAGAGGCATTCAGAAAAGAAGGGATCCGAGTCTCTCTTTTTATGGAAACTGATTTTACTTTTTATGACCAGGTCACTCTTCTCGGTGCCGAACGGATTGAACTGTATACAGGTCCATATGCCCACGCATTTGATACAGATGTAGAGAAAGGCATTCAAATTTTTGAATCCTATCAAAAGGCCGCAATTGAAGCAAACAAACGAGGATTAGGTGTAAATGCTGGACATGACCTCGATACAAAAAATTTACAAGTATTTGCAAAACTACCGTTTCTTGCTGAGGTTTCGATTGGGCATCGACTCATGGCCCAAAGTTTGGTAGATGGTTTAGGGTTTACAGTAAAAGAATATCTTAAAGTTCTTTCGCAAGGAAACGAATCTTAACGTAACTCGGGTCTTGTTCGAGCAATAATTTTGCAGCTCGTTCTAAGGCGGTTGCCATCATCGCTTCCGATTTACCCTTTGTTTTGGAGACTCTGACTTCGGTCAGAAACTGTTTAAAAGCTTCTTTTGCCTGAGCTTCGTTCCCGGAAAGAGAAGTTAGTTTTACCTTACGCCAGGCTTCCGTCATCGGAGAGGGGCGAATGGAACCAGTAACAAGAGAAGGATTCCCATCAGCATTGGATGAGACAGTTGCAGAAACTGCCCCTTGTGTTCCACCCACCATTTCCTTTCCCAATTCCCCTCGGTGGTAAGAAGATGTATCCCAAATTTTGGTAAATGGATCCGACTTCATTTGGTCCGCATACAATCTTTCTTTATAGGATACATTGGGATTACGGATTTGTTTTTGGAGAGAAATTTGTTCGTTTGGTTCTAATTTTTGGAAACAAGTCGAAAAACTACCACGTTTTAATGACTCTTTGGTGAATACACCCCGTTCGATCAAAAATTGAAAGGTGGAAATGTTCGGGGATTTTTCCTCTTTGCATTGTTTCTCCAATTCAGAAAGAGAAGCGAGGACTTCCCCATCATACGAATGGGCTTTTAAATCCGCTAAGTTTCCCGATTTTTCAGCGGATAATCGTAACATGTTTTTATAAAGAGTGTCGTTTGGATTTTTTTCTAAAGCCTTTCGAAAACCGGCATAACTTTCATTGTAATTGCCACGTTGGTATTCCAAAAGTCCCCACATGTAACATAAATATCCATCGTCAGTATCTTTCGTTCGGCAAACATATCTTAGTCGAGACATTGCATCTTCTTTTGCGGAAGGGTTTTCCCAAACATCAAGTAATACCTCTTCCAAAAAAAGTAGGGTTTCCAAACTATAAGGATCACGATTTGGGTTCTTTTCTGGCTCGGAGGAACAAAACCAGAGAGAAAGGGCAAAAATCAGGACAACGAATGAGCGCATGTCACCGTCTATGTTATGCATGTGTCCTGGATTTGTCCCAATTTTTTTTGTCTTGCCTAGGCTGGAAATTCGGAAATTCTTAGGATAATCTATCCACGAAACGAGAGATCCCTTGAAACGATTTGTTTATCTACTATCCTTTTTCACCCTTCTAAGTTTTGCTTTACCAGTTGGTTTTATTTCCTGCGAACCAGAAGCGAAAAAAGCACAAAACCGCGAGACCAATTTCACGTATGTCGACTTTGAAACTGTCATTCGGACAGTAGACAAACTGTACATAGACAAACATATCAATGTAAATCGTGCTTATACCGATGCCGCAAGTTTTGCTTTTTTAAGTTTACCTCACCCTCTTTACATTTACCCAGAAAGTTATTTCAAAGAAAGAGAGAAATATGATGATAAGGAAGACCTCTGGCCAGGGACTACTTTCAAAATCTCTCCATCTGACAAGTTTGTCGTATTTGATCCTGATTACACCCAAGTGGAAAAAATCCAAAAAGAGAAACGGAAAAAAAATGAAAACCGTAAGTTATCTGATGCAGAACTCAAAAAACTGATCGAAAAAGAAAAACTGAAAAAATCAGTGATCTCTGCTCGTTGGGAAGAAATTAATTTTTCAAGAAAGGATTTTGATCGGGTTGTCACTTACATCCAAGACAATTTGGATAAATACAAAACGCCTGTACTAAAAGGACTCGTGGAACTTGACGGTGAACTTCCTGATGAAGAGGAAGAAGACAAAAAAGAATTCCGCATGGAACAAGTGTTTGTTGCCGCTGCGAATGGTTATTTAAACTCTCTTGATCCACATTCCAATGTCTTTTTGGAAGAAGTTTGGGAAGAATCCATGTCCAAAATCAGTGATGGATCTTTTGAAGGGATTGGTGCCATCCTCTCTGGTGGTGGAAGTCGTGAGGTGATTGTTGAAAATCCATTGGAAGGAAGTCCTGCACTCAAAGCTGGGATCCGCAGTGGAGACAATATTGTTGCCGTTGATGGTAAACTCATCAAAAACTTGTCTCTTGATAAAGTAGTTAAAAAAATCAAAGGACCAAAAGCAACAAAAGTTGTACTTACCATCTCTCGGAAAGGGAATACAGGAAAAATAGATATCGAAGTGATTCGTGATAAAATCACAATCAAAAACGTAACGTATCACTTAGTAAAAGAAAATCCACAAGTTGCTTATATCAAACTTACTGGATTTGTAAAACCTGGAAACGGGGAACCACCAATTGATACACAAATTGCAGAAGCTTTAGCAGAAATGGAAAAAACTGCCAAAGAGAATGGCAAACCGTTAAAAGCTGTGATTTTAGACCTAAGAGGAAACTCAGGTGGATTTTTGGATTTAGCTGTGGATATCGCTGATATGTTCATCGAAAAAGGACTGATTGTTTCTACAAAAACTCCTGGAAGAAGTGATGATGAAAAATATGCAAAAATCAAAGACATCACAAAACTTCCGCTAGCTGTTCTTATGAATTCAAAATCAGCATCTGCTTCTGAAATTGTGGCAAGTGCGATTCAACACCATGGACGTGGTATTTTACTTGGTGAAAGGACATTCGGAAAGGCAACTGTTCAAACATTAAAAAAATTGGACAACAATCCAAATTACCTTTTGAAAATCACAAATGCTAGGTATTATTCTCCTTCCGGAAAAACCATCCAAGTAGTTGGAGTTTCACCTGACATTGAAGTTTCAGAAGAACCAGATGGAACCTTCCCTTTCCGGTACAGAGAAGAGGATATGTGGAACCACTTACCTCTCATTCCACATGAAGGCGTTGTGAAATCAAAATTCAATTTGAATGCGATTAAGGATTATGCCAAAAAAAATGGCAAAGCTGATACGTATTTGAAAGAACACGCAAACGATGCGATCAAACCTGATTATATGTTAATTAGAAGTTTGGACTTTATCGAAGGGATGTTGAATACGAAATAAATGATTCTAGATTTTAGGATCATTTATTTTTGAAACTTATCATGAATTGGATGCAATGTGACTCGAATTAAATCAGATTTTCTGATCATAGGAAGCGGAGTGAGTGGTCTCTTTACCGCGTTAAAATTAGCTCCGCTTGGTTCGGTTGTTGTTGTTACAAAAAAAGCAGACTACGAATCAAATACCAACTATGCGCAAGGTGGGATTGCATCTGTTTTTGATGATAAGGACAAATTCGAAGAACACATCAAAGACACTTTAGAATCGGGAGCAGGATTATGTGATCTTGAAGCGGTTCGTGTTTTGGTAGAAGAAGGTCCAACCCGAGTCAAAGAACTATTGGACTTGGGTGTTCCTTTCACAAGAAACCAAACGGGTGAATTGGATTTAGCGCGAGAAGGTGGACATAGCAAAAATAGGATCATCCACTCTCTTGACAGAACAGGTAGTGCCGTTGAACAATCGTTACTTGATCATGTTCATGCAAACCAAAACATTCGAATTCTAGAAAACCATGCATGTGTAGACTTAATCACCAAACACCATTTAAAAAATAAAGAAAATTTACCATTACGATGTTATGGAGCCTACATTGTAGATACAGAAACTGGTGAAGTATTTCCAGTGCTTGCGAAAAAAACAATTTTAGCAACTGGTGGTGCTGGCCAAGTGTATTTGCACACAACTAATCCAAACATTGCCACTGGTGATGGTGTAGCCAGTGCTTACAGAGCTGGTGCCATTGTCAAAAATATGGAATTTTACCAATTCCATCCTACTTCGCTTTTCCATGAACAGGGAAATAGTTTTTTAATTTCAGAAGCAGTCAGAGGCCATGGTGGTATCTTACGCGAGATAGGTGGCAGGCCATTCATGAAAGACTATCATGAAATGGGAGAATTAGCACCTAGAGATATAGTGGCACGGGCAATTGATGATACGATGAAAAAAAGAGGGGAACCACATGTACTCCTTGATATCACTCATAGACCTGCCAATGACATCATAAGCCATTTTCCCTCTATTTATGAACGATGTAAAAAACTAGGGATTGATATCACAACCGATCCAATTCCAGTTGTTCCCGCTGCACATTATATGTGTGGTGGTGTCGCAACAGATCTCTTAGGACGAACTAACATTGCAGACTTATATGCTTGTGGTGAAACAACGTGTACGGGTGTCCATGGTGGTAACCGTTTAGCTTCCAATAGTTTATTGGAATGTTTGGTATTTTCCCATCGGATTGCAAATGATATCAAATTAGAAGGGAAACTAGAGTATTCTGCGGAAACCGATTTGATTCCTGATTGGAACAAAGAAGGAACAACGAACACGGAAGAATGGGTATTAATTTCCCATGACTTAATCGAAATTAAAACCATCATGAGTAATTATGTTGGAATTGTTAGATCTGATATGAGATTAGAACGTGCCCTTCGTCGATTAAAACTGATCTCACAAGAAGTAAAAGATTATTACAATCGAACGACTGTTTCTTTGGGTCTACTAGAACTTCGAAATTTAGTAAAAGTTGCCGAACTCATTGTGAGATCCGCGTTATTACGTAAGGAAAGCCGGGGTCTTCATTATAGTACGGATTACCCGGAAGACCGAACTCCTTCTAGGCAAGACACAATCCTTTCCCATCAATTATAAAATCCCTGCGCCAGGGACCGAAGCGGAAATCCTTTCTCAATTTGAGAAAGATTGCAGCGTAGGGCCCGGTCCATATTGTATTTTGTTTTTTTCTGGAATTGATTGGAGGCGCCCAAATAACAAGAGTTATCCGGAATTAACCTCTTAATCCTAAAATTGTATACACAATTCCTAAAACGACGGGTAAGATAGAGTAACTAAAAACATGAATGAAGTATCCTCTTTTTTCGCCCCATTTTTGTTTCATCGGTTCTAGTTTCCAAAAAAATCCTGGTTTATAAAGACGTAAAATATAGGTAGTGATACCATAAATGATAAAAAAGATGCCTAATCCGACTGTGACTAAATTCATATAACTCCCAAAGATTTCAGTTTGTGCTATAGCATGAACTTTCCAAGAAAAAAAAAATCCTTAATTTAATTTTCATTTGTCTGTTGCCCGTGGACGTGATAGAGGGAAGTTATTGGGTGGCGGGTCTAGAACCCCACCCTAGTAAGGGCGGGGATACTAGATTCGCAAACGCCCCTCAAGAACCATCCCCAATCACCAAAATTTTCTCACTGAACAACAAAAATCGAAAGGATCTCAGGACCAAAATAGTAAGCCCTCACCTATTCCATTGAAACAAACTAAGTTAGGTGTTCTATGATCAAACTCAAATACAAATCAAATGATAAACGATTCCATCTATATTTTCCGTATTCGGAATTGTACATCAAAATCGCAAAATCGATTCCAAAGGCAATGTACCACCCGGAAGATAAGAGTTGGTCCTATCCTAATGAAGTTTCATCCATTAAACGCGTGTTATTTGAATTTTCTGAATATGATATTCGATATCTAGCGAATGAGATCCCCAAACAATGTGGGATTTTGGAAGATTTTTTTCGTTCGGCCAGGGAAAGGAATTTTTCATTCTTCACAACCAAAACATATTATTCACATCTATACAGACTGTTGCTTTTTACAGAGAAATTACCAATGAATATTGTATCGAAGGATATAGAAAATTATTTGGACTTTCAAGTAAAAGAAAAATCATTACGTTCTGCTTCCATCCGAAGTGCAAGACAAGCATTCATTTTCTATTTTCGGGAAGTCCGTAAGCAGATGAAAAATCTTAAATTTCCAAAAATGAAAATCGATAACAAATTACCTGAAGTTTTATCAGCGGAAGAAACTAGAGCTATATTCAATGCACTTCCGAACTTAAAACATAAAATACTACTCCTCATTAGTTACTCAGCTGGATTACGAGTAGGTGAAGTGATCCATTTACAATTAAAAGATATCGATTTAGAAAGGAACATGATCCGTATCACCCAGGGAAAAGGCAAAAAAGATAGATACACAATTCTTGCCAATTCCCTCATTCTCGAGCTTAAAGAATACTTACAGGTAAGAGAATACAATTTGCTTTTAAAATATAGTTTTAATGAGGTAAAAAATATAACTTGGTTATTTCCGGGTGCTGGGAAAAGACCCCTTCACATCAGAACGGCTGAATCCATTTTTAACCAAGCAGCCGCTAAAGCAAAGATCACCAAAAAAGTCACCTTTCATAGTTTGCGGCATGCATTTGCGACACATCTGTTGGAACTCGGAACGGATCTAAGAATGATCCAAACTCTACTCGGACACTCAAGTGTCCGAACCACACAAATATACACCAAAGTTGCAAGGAGTCGATTGGAAAATATCAAAAGCCCTCTTGACCAAATGCCAAAACCAAAAACTTAAAAAAAACTCACCTTTCCTGCTTTTAACATCACTTCACTTCACCATTCATTTCCTTCCTACAATTGAACTTTAAATCCAAATTGGATCTCGGATTTCGTTGACGGATCCCAAATCTTCCTTTAAAATCAAATCCTTAGTCAGTTACTAAAAAGGGAACTCACAATGAAACGTCTTTCTTATCTAGTTTTATTCACAATATTTTTATCCCATGTTTTTTTACAGGCACAAGTAAAACCTCAATTGGAAAACGAATGGGCAGTCGCAAAAAATTTAGGACCGATCATTGATGGAACATCTGTTCGCTGGAGCTTTTTAGCAATAGTAAAAACTGATGTCATTGATTCTGTACGTGGTTTTGAAAGGAATGGAGAGGATAAAAAAGATTACTTTATCCAACAAAAAAAAATAGAAAAAGGAAAATTATACCTAGAGAGTCAAGCGTTAAACGAAACTGAATACCAATGGATTTTTGAATCTGGAAATACTAGCAAATTTTTTACGATTGAATTGAAAAACAAAGATGGTGAAATCAAATCCTTACACATACCAATCAATTTTTCCGAACAAAACAAAGAGAATTTACGATTGGTTATCGATAAGAATTTTGGAATCAAAAAAGAATTAACGAAAGTTCCATTCCATCGAAATTTTGACGGAAGAAAATGGGTGATCGGACACTCAGAGAATGACGAAAATATCTCAATGATAGAATTGTTCCCCGGAGGTGTCACAAACCAAAATTGGTCGGAACTCTATCGGTTCACTCTATTAAAAAAAATCGGCACTTCAAGACGTTATGTATTTGTGGATGCTGTAAAAGCAGAGTTAGCAAAAGATTGTAGTGATCTATATTTTAATATTCTCAAAGAAACAGATTCAGAGATTATTTTTGAATGGTCTCATGATGGTTGTGGTGGTTATCCAACAGGTTCCGAAATTAGTCGTATGGTATCAAATGAAGAACAATCATTAATCTTTACGTTTGCCTCAAACCAAACAAAACATTCCAAAAATCAAAAAGAAATTTATTTAAGTATTTTGGAAAATGAAAAGTAAAATCAAACAATCAGATTCTCTAAAACATAATCAATTGGAATATTTTTATGCAAGTCTGACAAAATCTGAATTGGAGATCGTTACAAAACTAACGGATATCATTAAGTTATTCAGCAATTTAGAAGAGAAAATATCCTATTCGGTTCTTTATTATTTCCAAAATAGTAGAGTTTGTTTTATTTGGCCCGCTTCTATAAAACCAGGACCAAAATCAGGAGTGCAATTTGGATTTTGCAATGGTTATCTGTTAGATGATCCTAAGAATATCTTAGAACGAGAAAAGAGAAAACAAGTTTATTGTCTTACTTTTCACTCAAC
The sequence above is a segment of the Leptospira levettii genome. Coding sequences within it:
- a CDS encoding tyrosine-type recombinase/integrase, whose product is MIKLKYKSNDKRFHLYFPYSELYIKIAKSIPKAMYHPEDKSWSYPNEVSSIKRVLFEFSEYDIRYLANEIPKQCGILEDFFRSARERNFSFFTTKTYYSHLYRLLLFTEKLPMNIVSKDIENYLDFQVKEKSLRSASIRSARQAFIFYFREVRKQMKNLKFPKMKIDNKLPEVLSAEETRAIFNALPNLKHKILLLISYSAGLRVGEVIHLQLKDIDLERNMIRITQGKGKKDRYTILANSLILELKEYLQVREYNLLLKYSFNEVKNITWLFPGAGKRPLHIRTAESIFNQAAAKAKITKKVTFHSLRHAFATHLLELGTDLRMIQTLLGHSSVRTTQIYTKVARSRLENIKSPLDQMPKPKT
- the nadB gene encoding L-aspartate oxidase produces the protein MTRIKSDFLIIGSGVSGLFTALKLAPLGSVVVVTKKADYESNTNYAQGGIASVFDDKDKFEEHIKDTLESGAGLCDLEAVRVLVEEGPTRVKELLDLGVPFTRNQTGELDLAREGGHSKNRIIHSLDRTGSAVEQSLLDHVHANQNIRILENHACVDLITKHHLKNKENLPLRCYGAYIVDTETGEVFPVLAKKTILATGGAGQVYLHTTNPNIATGDGVASAYRAGAIVKNMEFYQFHPTSLFHEQGNSFLISEAVRGHGGILREIGGRPFMKDYHEMGELAPRDIVARAIDDTMKKRGEPHVLLDITHRPANDIISHFPSIYERCKKLGIDITTDPIPVVPAAHYMCGGVATDLLGRTNIADLYACGETTCTGVHGGNRLASNSLLECLVFSHRIANDIKLEGKLEYSAETDLIPDWNKEGTTNTEEWVLISHDLIEIKTIMSNYVGIVRSDMRLERALRRLKLISQEVKDYYNRTTVSLGLLELRNLVKVAELIVRSALLRKESRGLHYSTDYPEDRTPSRQDTILSHQL
- a CDS encoding tetratricopeptide repeat protein, with amino-acid sequence MHNIDGDMRSFVVLIFALSLWFCSSEPEKNPNRDPYSLETLLFLEEVLLDVWENPSAKEDAMSRLRYVCRTKDTDDGYLCYMWGLLEYQRGNYNESYAGFRKALEKNPNDTLYKNMLRLSAEKSGNLADLKAHSYDGEVLASLSELEKQCKEEKSPNISTFQFLIERGVFTKESLKRGSFSTCFQKLEPNEQISLQKQIRNPNVSYKERLYADQMKSDPFTKIWDTSSYHRGELGKEMVGGTQGAVSATVSSNADGNPSLVTGSIRPSPMTEAWRKVKLTSLSGNEAQAKEAFKQFLTEVRVSKTKGKSEAMMATALERAAKLLLEQDPSYVKIRFLAKEL
- a CDS encoding FYDLN acid domain-containing protein, which codes for MVAKKAAKKQAPPPKKKAVAKEKPNKDAKSSSPKEDKKKAVVGSKAPATKAKVVPAPKTATATKDKPAPQAKAPAVKIDPNNPLGKKFNCYSCGTKFYDLNKPEKKCPKCGADQLAKPAIKSRMAAIRSSEYEVEEEEEPVIEDDELLEETEELEETEEEEVVAEEEE
- the miaA gene encoding tRNA (adenosine(37)-N6)-dimethylallyltransferase MiaA produces the protein MILPILGGPTGSGKTSLTQALDPKRFEIVSFDSRQVYRDLPVGTTAPTPEEFSHIRHWLVGFLNANESINANQFSLLAREAISDIQSRGKIPILIGGTGFYLRAFLLGMFPVPNVPKDTKDYVLDLPLEEARTMLQTKDPRALESLSSQDGYRIKRALEVVLTGVLWSEVSKQTVGGYLQDHPEVKLIGHWLDWPRDILYNRINTRVNQIVSGMLEETKEVISKYGPNCPGLRTLGYNFALAFLNGTIDINTFIEQLAQSHRNYAKRQITWFKKESFLSPISFDAAVQLYTNIEQR
- a CDS encoding pyridoxine 5'-phosphate synthase translates to MTQLSVNVNKIATLRNSRGGSIPNVLKLSEIILDSGAHGITVHPRSDERHITKQDVFELKEFLESYNQKITKLGISKKEYNIEGEPSERFLELVLKAKPDQATLVPVKPGEITSDHGFDFRDPNTFSTLKPIVEAFRKEGIRVSLFMETDFTFYDQVTLLGAERIELYTGPYAHAFDTDVEKGIQIFESYQKAAIEANKRGLGVNAGHDLDTKNLQVFAKLPFLAEVSIGHRLMAQSLVDGLGFTVKEYLKVLSQGNES
- a CDS encoding S41 family peptidase; protein product: MKRFVYLLSFFTLLSFALPVGFISCEPEAKKAQNRETNFTYVDFETVIRTVDKLYIDKHINVNRAYTDAASFAFLSLPHPLYIYPESYFKEREKYDDKEDLWPGTTFKISPSDKFVVFDPDYTQVEKIQKEKRKKNENRKLSDAELKKLIEKEKLKKSVISARWEEINFSRKDFDRVVTYIQDNLDKYKTPVLKGLVELDGELPDEEEEDKKEFRMEQVFVAAANGYLNSLDPHSNVFLEEVWEESMSKISDGSFEGIGAILSGGGSREVIVENPLEGSPALKAGIRSGDNIVAVDGKLIKNLSLDKVVKKIKGPKATKVVLTISRKGNTGKIDIEVIRDKITIKNVTYHLVKENPQVAYIKLTGFVKPGNGEPPIDTQIAEALAEMEKTAKENGKPLKAVILDLRGNSGGFLDLAVDIADMFIEKGLIVSTKTPGRSDDEKYAKIKDITKLPLAVLMNSKSASASEIVASAIQHHGRGILLGERTFGKATVQTLKKLDNNPNYLLKITNARYYSPSGKTIQVVGVSPDIEVSEEPDGTFPFRYREEDMWNHLPLIPHEGVVKSKFNLNAIKDYAKKNGKADTYLKEHANDAIKPDYMLIRSLDFIEGMLNTK
- a CDS encoding DUF1801 domain-containing protein, coding for MKSKIKQSDSLKHNQLEYFYASLTKSELEIVTKLTDIIKLFSNLEEKISYSVLYYFQNSRVCFIWPASIKPGPKSGVQFGFCNGYLLDDPKNILEREKRKQVYCLTFHSTDEIDKNTLIAFIENAIRIDETIYQKKKR